From a single Cytophagales bacterium WSM2-2 genomic region:
- the acpP_1 gene encoding acyl carrier protein yields the protein MSEIAQKVKQIIIDKLGVEESEVTPEASFTNDLGADSLDTVELIMEFEKEFNLSIPDDQAENIATVGQAISYLEENVKK from the coding sequence ATGTCTGAAATTGCACAAAAAGTAAAGCAGATCATTATCGACAAGCTTGGCGTAGAAGAATCGGAAGTTACGCCTGAGGCAAGCTTCACCAACGATCTTGGCGCTGACAGCCTTGACACAGTAGAACTCATTATGGAGTTTGAAAAAGAATTTAATCTCTCCATTCCTGACGATCAAGCTGAAAATATTGCTACTGTGGGTCAGGCGATCTCTTATCTGGAAGAGAACGTGAAGAAATAA